The genomic DNA GGGAGTATGTCTACAAGAAGGACCTTTGCGAAAGTCAGAGAAGCCACCTGAGCCTTGAAACGCGGATAGATGATGCTACCATGCAAGAGATAGACAGCAACACGCCCTGTAACATTAGGGTCGATCAGGGCGTTTTTGTGGAGAATTAACGATGTGACAATACTATAAGGCAGACCATGGACTTTGACGATGCGCGTTCATACGATTTTCATGTCAGATGATATGCTCAATAAAATAATGAATCATACATTCATGAATATTGAAGGTTGCCCAAGTGTGTTTCCCATTAAAAAAGCCCCCGGGGCATGCGCCCAGGGAGCCGATATGAAGCTCATTTTTTCTATACTCGCGATAGAATCCGTGCTCAGCGTGCCCTGATTACGAATTCTAAAATGCCGTTACGAGCATGGACGCCGCTTCCGCAGCTATGAGCTGCTATTTCACGTCCACGCCCACATAAAACCATCCCTGTCCCAGGCAATCCGACCGCCGTGCAGCTTCCGGAAAGCCTTTTTCACTTCCTTCTCCAGCGAAGCATTTCCATTTTCATTGACGTATACAAATTCCTCTCCAAAATGCTCGCGTACGTATGAAATGGCCTCGGTTTGATACAAAATGCCCTTGAACCTGATCTCCTGAACCATCCACTCGGCCACCTGCTGTGCCGTAAATGCCATCATTGCATCGATCCCTTCCGTCTTTCGTCCACCCATTATAACAGATCGGACAAGAAAATCGATGATGACTACGCCTGCTGATGAGGCAAAGTCGCGATGCAAAAACGGTTCAGAAGCCAGTCGTGACATCGCGACAGTCCCCCGATCGTCATTGCGAATGACCATGCAGATGCAATATCCGACCGACTCCATCATGCGGATGAAAGCTTAGACGTTCACCTGCTCCAATAGCAATTTGCGCGGCTGCATCAAGTATGCACCCGTAATCCGGTCCGCTTGCAGCTCAATGCTGTATTCGCCTGCTTCCGGAAAATGCAGCTTGCCCAGTTCAAAGCCGCGGAACTCATACGGGCCTCCGGTCAATTGGACTTCTGCAGACAACGTTTGGCCCGATGCTTTTAGCAGGTAGCTGCCGCCACCTTCGTCACCACAGCCGTATTCCAGTCTGACCGCAAAGGTACAGGGTCCGGTTGTGCGTACGTTCCAAACCGTATACTCCCGTTCATCCGTCCAGTCCAGCAGGTTATCACGGTTCTTTTTGCCCGTATCGCAGCGGAGGGCTGAACCGTTGATTTCGCTCTCGAAGACGCCCAGATCATAAATCTGGGGCGCACCTTCACCGTTCATCAACAGTCGCTCGGAATTGCCCTTAACCGGACCGGAGCATTCAACAGCCAGCACGATCGGTTTGCCATCCGAAGATAGATGCTGGTTATCGAGCAGCACAACCAGATCCTGGTTCCCCAGCCGCTTGAATGCAAGCTCGGCTCCTCCTGCCAATGGATAAACCCTCATCACTTGGCTCAGCAGCCCCGGAACCACCAAATGCCCATCTGCAGGGATATCAAAAACATGCAGATACAGCGTTTGATCCTTCAGGGTGCATCTGCCCCAGGAAGGCTTCGCTGTAGGGGAAGCACCTGAGCCATATATACTGTCTCCATGAACCCGGAGCCATTCCCCTACCTCCAGCAGAATCTCTTCTGAGACAGGGTCCCACTCCCCCGTGGCCGTAGGCCCCACATTGATGACCAGATTACCGCCCTTGCTCACCACATCAATAATTTGGCGGATGATCGAGACTGGCGGCTTCCAGTTGGTATCCGACTTTTTATAGCCCCAGGAATCATTCAGCGTAATGATGTTTTCCCAATCTTGACGAATGGTCCGCGTCTCCAGCTGATTATCCGAAGTGTTGGCATAGTCCCCGAGTGGGCTTTTCCAGACGCGGCTGTTGACGAGGCAGTCCTGCTGCAGCGCATGAACGGTGGTGAGAAACAGCTCTCCCTGCTCTCTTGTCAGCTTGCCGCCGCAATCGAACCACATCAATCCAACCCTGCCGTATTCGGTCAGCAGCTCCCGCACCTGCGGCAGCGATTTGCGGTGCAGGTAATGGTCGAAGCGCGTGCGTTTATCCTCATCCTTAATCCAGCTCTCCACATCATCATAAGCGCCGATATTCCCCGGATAATCCCAGGTGTTCCCTTGCGAGTCCGGATCATGCCAATCCATTGCATGCGAATAGTAAATTCCGAGTACCATTCCTTCTTCGCGGCAGGCTTCCTCCAGCTCCTTGAGCGGATCGCGGCCAAACGCGGTATGCCTGACGATGGAATAATCGGAAATATGAGAGTCATACATGGCGAACCCGTCATGATGCTTTGCGGTAAAAATAATATATTTTAGCCCGGCCTGCTTGGCAGTACGAACCCATCTTCCTGCATCAAAAGCAGTTGGATTAAACTGTTCCGACATTTCCTCATAAGCCTGCACCGGGACGCGGGCACGCAGCATGATATGCTCGCTGTAAGATGCCTGTATCTCTTCCCCGTCCCACTCGCCGGCAGGAAGCGCATAAGGCCCCCAATGGATGAATAAACCGAGTCTGGCTTCCCGCCACCACGCAATCCGCCGCTCATGAGCCTCATCATGCTCCGCGCCGGCACCCTCCTTCAGGGACTGAAGCGGATCATCCAGAAGATTCTCTTCCCGGCTGTCAGTTTGCCGATCGGGCACTGATTTTTTAAAATCGATCTGATCTCTCATGATTCGCTCATTCCCCTTTCAATGACTCTATAACTTATATCTTGTTGGATTCGGCCTACCAGAAGCGGCGCTCGGAGCCGCGCAGCTTGGAAACAGCCTCCACGAAGAAATAGTCCCCATAAATGAGTGGTGTATCAACATGCACCCCGCCTGGCAGATTGGAGGTTCCTGACAAAATCAGACCTTCCTCGTCCTCACGGTCCCAGGCGCCATAATTCTCATCCATTGAACGAACCAGACGTACTGCGGCCTCCAGATACATTTGGCCTTCACCAACTGGGAGGCAGCCTGCCAATTGGATCAATCCGCAAGCGGCGCAGGCGCCTGCCGAGGTATCCCGCGGTGTATCCGCGTTTCTCGGCGCTCTGAAATCCCAGTGCGGCACGTAATCCTCAGGCAGGTTGGCCAGGAAGAAATGGGCAGCCCGTTTCGCACCAATCAAAAATGCCTCATCACCGGTGTATTGATAGGAGAGCACCATGCCATAAATGGTCCAGGCGCTGCCTCTTGCCCAAGCGGAATTCTCCGCATGTCCCTGGCCAGCATCCGCGCCCAGCCGTTCGCCGGTTTCCGCATCAAAATGGAGAATATGATAGCTTGATCCATCCGGACGCATGAAATGCGTAAGTACCGTTTCCGCATGCGCGGCAGCGATATGGCGGAAGCGTGGATCCTTTGTCGTCTCCGAAGCCCAGTAAAGCAGCGGCAAATTCATCATCGTGTCAATGATGGACCAGCCTGCGCGATTCAAGCTTGCCGTATCATGCCAGGCACGAATATATCTGCCCTTCAGGTTGAAGCGGCTGGCCAGTTGGGAAGCGGCCATCAACCCCCGCTCCTTAGAGCGCTCATTACCCGTTATCCGGTAATTGGCCACAGCAGACAGCAGCCAAATAAAGCCCGAGTCATGATGCACAGCCAGCGAATGCAGCGGCTCATCCAGACGCTCCTCGCACTGCTCCGCAATGGTCTTCAGCTCGGAATATTTCCCATCCGCGGACAGCTGCCACAAGATGCCTGGCCAGAAGCCTGCCGTCCACCAGGATATTCTCATATCATCGTACTCGCCGTTCACCGAAGCATGCGGACAGCTGACACCGATCCGGCGGCTGGTTCTTTCGATTTTTTGGCCAATCCGTTCCCAAAGTCCATCCGCCCAGGAATGGACGGAAGCAGTTAGTTCCGCGTGCTCAGCCGCCTTTGCTCCAGCCTGATTCAAAGTCTGTTCACTCATCTTGTAATCCTCCTCTGTATTTTAGCCGTATCTATTCAAGCGGCAGACGGGTCTGCCCAAAGCGCCAGCCCGTGATACGATACCGGCAGGTAGGTCCGCCTTCTTCAGCTGTTCCTGAAAATTTGCCGTCAACAGCTTGATTGACGGTTAACTTTCGCCAGCAGCCGCCATTTTTCTCATAATCAAAGCTTTCTCCGTCATCGTCATACAGCATGCTTCGACCAGGCACCATTCCAAAGTGGATCATTTCAACCGGAATTTCTTGCGGGCTTTCGGGCACGTGATTCAGTGCCGGCATCATCGGAATAATGGCTCCTTCCCGTACAAACAACGGGAAGCGCTCCAGCGGACAAGCCACATGGATGATCTGATTCCCTTCATGGCGAACGCCGGTTTCAGCCTCGTACCAGACGCCGCTCGGCAGCAGCACATCTCTTCCGGATTCGCCGGCAAACAGTGGAGCTACCAGCAAGTCTCGTCCGATGCAGAATTGATCATCCCATTCTCGTCCAGCCTGTAGTCCGTAAGCTCCTTCTGCGGTATTAAAGCCATCCTGGGTGTCCCCGGCAGTCTCCTCAGACCCGCCATTTATCTGCTTTTCACCAGCCAGAACGAGCGGCATTGCCTGAATCGGCGGAGTTCCCTTCGCTTCATACTCAGCGAATACGGTGTACAAATACGGCAGCAGTCGCATCCGCAAGCGGATATAATGCCGGATAATCGGCTCAACCTCAGGGAAGCTCCACGGCTTAACCCCATCCCCCCATGCGTTTAACATCGCCAGCGGCGAAAAGCACACGGTCTGCATGCGTCTTACCCAATCTTCGGCGCTGTCAGCTCTGCGTACCTCCGGGCTCCAGAGCAGTCCGCTAAAAGAAGCATTGCACAGCGCCCGGACAAATTGGCGATGATCGTATAGATCCGAGTATAGAACATACGGAAGATTGGATGCGCCTGCATTAGAAGCCCGGACAAGCCCGTAAGTCCGCCGGTTTTTCTCGCGATAGAGGCGGTCCGTCATGTCCTGCAGCAGCAGGCCGTAAAGCTGCCGCATCTGCTCCCCGTCATGTCCGGAAGGGAAAGAAGCATGCGGCGGGAACATCCAGGAATTGCGGGTCAACTCGCTGCCATCGCATTCATCCAGCTTGTAGCCGGAAATGCCGAGACTTACATGCTCACGGTCATGCTGCGCGGTGTACAGCTCACATGCTTCTTCCAGTGCATAGTCGGGAGCCAGGCCGCCCCATACGGAATAATTACCGGACAGCGGCTTCATCGGCCCGAACAATCCGGAATCTGGCGATATATAGGGATGTTCCCATAAATTGATCTGAAATCCGGATTCCTTCATTCTGCTGACAAATCCGGCCGGATCGGGGAACCGACCGTGATCCCATTCATAAGTGACAGGGTAACTCGCAGAATGCCAGCCCGGCTCCAGCCCGATAACGTCACAAGGGATATCCCTTGCACGGAACTCCATGGCTTCCTGCTCCACCTCGGCATCCCTGAACAGCGTAGGCACGCGGTGCCAGAAGCCAAGCCCCCAGCGGGGCGGCAGTACACCTCCGCCGCAGAAAAGATTATAACGCCGCATCACATCCAACATACCGGGTCCGGCAAACATATATACAGCTGCACCTTCCTGCGGCAGACGGATTTCAAGCCGGTCTGATACCGGGGTCGCTTTCCAGCTGCGATCCGTATTGCGGTCACGGACCTGTGCAGATGCACCTTCCTGCTGCCGCAGTGCCGAACCACAGTAAAAAGTGACGGCTCTGGCGCTGTCTACCAAAATGCCATATCCTTTTCCGCTTACCAGAAAAGGAACGGGCGCATGCGTTTCTCCGGTGTCCTGTTTGGGATCGCTGTTCACCCGCAAATACCGGGTTCTTCCACGCTGATTCATTCGCATGAACTGCAGACCCATGCCGTACAGCTCCTCGCTGATATCCAGCGGAAACGACAGCAGGTTGCCGCCTGCTGCCAGAGGGACCAGCTCTGTTTCATTCTCATTTAGCGGCAATGGCATCTCTGGCATCGCAGCCATCGCTTCCGTTCTTGGCTGCCGGTTCAGACAAGTCAGCGGGGTCAGCCCTTCCGGGCTGCCGACCGTTATCTTCCACACACCCGGCGCTGCTTGAACCCAGTCTGTATGCTGCATTTTGCTAACCCTCCCCGCTGAAATCAGCTTGGTCATCCGTTAATAGCGGAATGACCATATTCCATGTATTTTGCGCTTCGCGAAAGCCGCCCGGTCCATCGGCTACGGCCGCAAACATATGTGTCGGTTGACCATCCTGAAACAGCAGAAACGGCCGTTCAAAGCTGCCCATGATTCGCTCTTGTCCGTCATCCCACAATACTTTTCGTGAATAAGCCTTTTGAGCATCTGCGAGCCGCCAATTCCTGCCGTTATCTGACACCGCCAATATACCGCCATGCTTCTCGCCGCATAGATGCCCTTCCATATCCTTGGCGATCATGGCATATCCATGGCCGCTTCGCCAAATAAACGGATCCTCGACATGTACTTCAGGCGGGAACAACGGCTGCTCGCTGACGACCCGGTACGGTCCTTCCGCTTCATCTGCCTCCGCCGCGCCAAGCGTCATTTTTCCGTACGTATGTCCTTCATATCTCCGTGCTTTATAGATTAGGAGCATCGAACCGTCGTCCCGGACACAAGGGGCAGGATTGGAGGTCAGATAGCTGTCGAACCTGCCGGGACGCACTGGCAAAATCGGGTCATCCATCCGCTTCCATGGTCCAAGAACACTGTCTGCCACCGCTAGGCCAACCCGTTTATTTGCCCTCGCGGCAATGACACGGCAATCCTCCATTTCAACCTCTTCTCCAGGCTCCGCTTCTGCAAAAGGATGGGTCGAGCCCATATAGTACAGCAGAAATTTATCGCCACTGCGGATAATATGCGGGTTATGTGTGCTGCGGCCATCCCAATACTCCGCTCCTCTGGCAGGTAATACCGTTTCCGCGTACGTGTACGGACCTTCCGGTGTATCCGATACCGCCCGCACAATCTCCGAACGAATTAACCAGCCCGGATGCATCGGCAGCCACTTAGGCCACCGGGAGGCGAACATGTGATAACGACCATCTTCTCCGCGCACGACCGACCCGCACCATATCCACCAGCCCTCCATCCGGAAACCACCGCCTACCGGAGCAGGCAGCATGCGATCCATCAACGACAAGGCCATTACAATCCCTCCTGCCCCTTCAATCCATAGCGATTGGCAGCACTTCCGTACAGCCACTCTGAAGCGCAGTATAGCGCTCCCTCCCGATCGATCCAGCCTTTGGACACCTGTTCATTTAGGAATCCGGACAGCAGCCGTTTCACAACATGGATTTTACCGTAAGTCCACTCGATGCAGCGGGCATCGGACACGATCAGCGAGCTTTTTAAAGGTGCCAAAGCCTCCAGTCTGTACTGCATGCTTTGGGTATACGTGCTTGCCCGGAAGTTGTACCACCACATGCCGCCCACATGCACATTGGGAAAATTCCATGCGGCCTGAACGACATCCAGGTTGTTCAGCTCCGAGGCAACGGCCAGTTCAAACGGAATGCTGTAGTGCTCGAATAATCCGTAGAGTCTGACCACCCGGAGCGAATCATTCACCGGTGCAGCAGAGGCTTTGCCCCATCTGCGCTCCACGCCCAGAAACAGCTGTAGAAACATACCGTGGCGTTCTAGTTCGGCACATACCTCATGCAGAAGCATAAACATGATTTCATCGGAACGGGTTTCCCTGTTTATACCGTACTGCTCATGCGCTGCCGCATCATAATTAGACAGCGTCGTCATGATGCCAAGGCAGCCCAGCTTATGGTATTCGTGAAGCTGCTTCCGGATATGGGCCTTGGCCTGTTCCAGTGCCTCTTCCCGATTCTCAGCCTGAGCAACCTCCTGCACCAGCTTCGGCAGCCAGCCGTCAATCCGCGGAAACAGCAGTGCGTCATGCGTCATGCCTTCGAATGCGGCATGGTCAGGGTGGTTGACCGCGAACCTGCGCACATGCAGCCGGTCTGCCACACTTTGCGCCCAGCCCAAATCGGCTTTGTTAGCCTTAATCCGTTCATCTGCTGCCCGAATCGATGCCAGGTCTGTTAGCTCAATACTGTATAAATCCTTAAGGATTGTCGTGAAAGCAATATTCATCATCGTATTCCGTGAAGACTGGTAAGCCTTAAGGAATGCCTCCATCCGCTTCTCCTCCGGCAAAGCCTCCGCCTCTGGCGGGTAGCCCGCGGTTTGGAGCTCGCGGTTCAGCCAGAAGTAATCCGCGATCTTCCAGAAATCCTCAGCGCATAGATGGTCTCCCACCAGATGAGTATGTGTATCGATAACGTCCAATGCCATGATGTCATCCAGCAAGGATGCATGCTTCATGCGGAATCCTCTCCTTCGTCGCCATAGTAGTCATGTATTTTCCGTTGATATCATCACTTTTTACTGAAATACCATTTCCACAAAAATCGGCGTACCGGCTTGCAGCAGCAGCTGCAATCTTCGTCCCGACTGTGCCTCGGTCACAGCATCCTCTGAAGCATCATCGACTATAACCCGATCGACCGTATCTGGCAGTGAGCAGCCCTCCGGCAGCTCAACGGCAACCTGCTGATCGGTAGTCAACGATTTCAGCCTGACATTCAGCATGCCCTTCTCCAGGTCCCAGTCCACATCTGCCTCGATGTTCCCGCAGGCCAGCATGCCATTCGCCCGCCCGCGGCTCCACCGGTCAGGCAACGCCGGAAGAATTCGCAGCAGCCCTGGCTCCGAGTACAGGAGCATCTCCTGCACAGCCGCAGTCCAGCCCATGTTCGCATCAATTTGAAAGGGAGCCCAGTCCATCGAAAGCCCAATCCCCATATTCCGCCAGTCATTATGAAGCGTATAGAAGTTGTTAATGACCGCCGAACGACTTAGCAAATCCAGACATTCCAGCGCAAGATTGCCTTCGCCCAAGCGAGCGTACAGATTCGCCATATGGGCAAGCGACCATCCGGTCTGTTCCTTAAGTCCGACTACCAGCCTCTTCTTTACGGCCGTGAGGAAGGCATCAAACAATGCCGGATCTTTATCTCTTCTAACTTCTTTTCCGGGAAACATCGGATAAAGATGCGATTGATGGCGGTGATGGTACTCATCCCCATATGCCGGATGCATCCATTCCCGGACGGCCCCGTCTTCATTGATCTGATAAGCCGGAATCCGGCCCAGCAGCTCTTTCCACACAGGGATTTCTTCCGGATACAGACCTTCGCCTTCGGCACCAGCCACCAAACGGCTCAGCACCTCCTTGGCAATGGCAAAATCCATGGTCGCATTTACGGTTGTTCCTTTGGGGCCGCCTGCTCCATTTCCAGGCCTGTTCTCCGGTGAATTGGACGGGCAGCTGATAAGCTGTCCATCCTCTCCTGTAATGAAGAAATCCTCATAAAACAACGCAACCTCTCTTAAAAAAGGCAATGCCCGGCTGCGTAAAAAATCTCGATCCTGCGTGTACAGGTAATAGTCGTAATAATGCTGTGCGATCCAGCCTGCTGCTCCAGTCCAATGAATGATATGCGGGGCAATGGTCTTTAGCAGACCCGAATCCGGAGCCGATGGAGCAGGAATGAAGATCCCGCGGCAGCCATAGAGATGCCTGGCATTAAGCCGGAAGTCATCCATGAGTCGTTCCATGTAATCAAATACGGGCAGGAGAAGTTCCGGCATCCGGCCGCTCATCGCCTGCCAGTAAATCATCTGAAGGTTCTCGTTAGCCATGTTAAAAGCCCAGAAGCCCCGGTACTCTCCGCACCACAAGCCGTACAAATGACAGGGACTGCCTCCTTCACGGGAGCTTGAGATCAGCAGATATCGTCCATAAGCCCACATCTTCTCCATCATGGCCAGCGGCGCCTCACCCTGGTAAGCCGCAAGCAGCAGCTCCTCATTGGAACGTCCACGCCCCTCTGCTCCCAGATCCAGCGACATCCGCCCGAACAATTCCCGGTGTTCGCCCACATGGGCCTCCAGAAGCTCGGCGTATCCGCGTTCCTCCGCAGCCAGCTCCGCCTTCAGCCGCTTCCATTCCTGCTCCCGGCTGCCGTGAACGAACATGCGCAGTAGTACAAGCACCTTTCCCGAGCCACCGATAACAGCTTCAGCTCCATCAGCCGTCACCATGCCGCCCTCAGGAATTAACCGGATCACGGCGCCAAAATCGCTTCCATTATCACTTTGAGCGGCGTACCACACAAAAGAACCATCGGATCCGGATTCCACCTCCGTGGGAAGCGGCGCCTCCGGCCGACCCGGCGGACGCCTCACATCGCTTGGGTCATGCAGTCCAAGTGATAGCCGCGCCTGCAGCGTTTCGCTGCCTTCCGCTCTGAGTTCCATCACAATCATGTCCTCGGGACGGGATGCGAACAGGGCCCGCTCGAAAGCGGCCCCCCTGTCCTTCCAGCGAACGGTAACTTCGCCAGTCTGCATATCAAGCTCACGGGAATAGTGCTTGAAGCCCTCATCCACGGCGGACATGATCGTGAGATCTCCCAGCGGAAGCGGAACAGCCATCACCGGATCATATCCTGTTCTGTGAAGCTCATCTACCAATATCGGCTCGGCCTGCGCTTCCTGACCTTCAAGCATCAGCCGTCGCAATTCAGGCAGTCGTCCACTGACATCCGGCAGGTCCGGCGTGCGGCTCTGCCACCACAAGTCGCCATGAGTCAGCATCACGGTCTCCCGGTGAACCCCTCCGTACACGGCAGCGCCAATCATGCCGCTGCCGGTCGGAAGAGCTTCACGCCATTTGGCGCCCCACCACGAGGATGGGGTTAGCAGCTTCAGCTTCCAGGGATGCTCCGTATTCATGCCTCATACACCTCTTTTCCCGTCTTCCTGATCATGCTGTTCATCTTACTTGTTACGGCTCGATTGGTTCAGGACACCGTCCTTGTTTTTAAAACGTTCGGTAGCTTCCTTGACGATATCATTACCGCCTTTTTGCTTGTATTCCTCAATGACTTTCGGCCAATCCGTGATCGGCTCCTTGCCATAAATCATTTTCACCATGTGGTCGATGATCAGCTTCGGCGCCTGATCGGGACGCTTGGATGCCAGATCCGGATTTTTGCTGAACGATTCCAGCTCAGGCACGAATCCGATTCCGCCAATACCTTCGTCGGCCAGCGTTTCGTCCAGCGCTTTCAGCACATCCTGTCCGCCAGGAAGCAGCTCGGTACGCTCGCGGTTAATCGTTGCGTCGCCAACCCATCTCAGCAGGGAGCGGAAGCCTTGTTCGTCATTGCCTGCCTTGTCTGTCGGGAACTTGTAATCGATCTTGCCGTCTTTCTCGGTATAATTTTCACCTTCGATGCCAAAGCTGAAGAATTTGGTCGCTTCAGGCGTCTGCATCCAGTCGAACAGCTTGATGATGCGAATGGCTTTTTCCTTGCTTACTTTGCTGTTGATATACAAAGAGGTATTGACCGAGCTGTACAATCCGTATCCCTTCAAGCCGTTTTCTCCTTCAGGAGACGAGATGATATCCACTTTCGCGTCCGGCACGGAGGCTTGGACTTTCGTGCGGAAATCAAGCAAGCTTGCAGCATTGGCTGTCCAGATCCCTGCATTTCCTGCCTCAATGTTCTCGGAATATTGAGGTGCCTGGATCGTTGCAAAATCCTTCTGAATCAAGCCCTCATCATACATGGTTTTGTATACTGTGAGCGCTTTTTCCATGTTCTCCGCATTGTAGAACTTCGGAACGACCTCGCCATCCTTCTCAGTAAACTGATAACCGAGCGCGTCGTAGGCTCCGAAGCCGATATCGGCATATTTGAAGTTTTCGCGGGCTTGGTACGGCGCAGGCACGCCCAGTTTCTTGAATGCACGCATGACGTTCAGGTAATCATCCATCGTTTTCGGAACCGGAAGCCCCGTTTTTTCGAGCAGGTCCGTACGAATATACGTAGCGCGGCGGGAAGGATTGCTTATCCACGTTGGTACGCCGTATATTTTTCCTTTATAGCTGACCTCGGCCCACGCTTCCTTCGGAACCGCTTTCATGATGTTCGGCGCGTATTCGTTCAGCAAGTCATCGAGCGGCATGAACACACCGGCTTCAATAGAGCCCGACATCGATTTATCTGTTGCGCCGCCGACATTCTGTACCACATCCGGGATATCTCCGCCCGCGTACATGACGGCCATTTTCGAGTCAAAATCCTTCAGCGGAATCATGCGCAAGTCCACATCCACATTGGCGCGCTTTTCGAATTCCTTCACCCATTTGTCGTTGTTGACATCCTTTGAGCTTTCCGCGTAAGCGTTTCCACTTGTTGTCGAGGAGATAGAGAATTTAAGCGGTTTTGATTCATCCGAGGCATCGGCCGCTTCCTTCTCGCTGCCGCCTCCGCATCCTGCAAGTCCTGCTGTAAGGAGCGTTGATGTCAAAATCAGGCTGATCCATTTCTTCATTAGACCTTTCCCCTTTCCATTATCGAAAGACACTCTGTACCTGTGCTTACCTCATGATAAAACGAAAATCCGGGAAGCACCCATGGGGCGGATTATGCTGGTGATGTGTTTTTTTAGGTTATAGCCCAAAAAAGCAAAGGATCCGCACCCATTATAAGATGGTAACCGGTCTTTCCTCTTCCGAAAAATGAAAAAACGGCAGGTTTCCCTACCGCCCATCATCTATTGTTATGTTATCCAGCCTGCCACGAATCTCCGCTGCCAGCGAAGCCCGGAGGTAGGAGTTCAGGTTTCGAGGAGGCTTCCGCAGCCCCCTTCGTATGATTATTCACCGCAGAGCGGGGCATCCGCATAATCATCTTGGTGCCTTGTTCCAGGCTGCTCTCCACCGTAAGACCATATTCCTCGCCAAATACGAGCTGAATGCGGCGGTGCACATTTGCCACACCGATGCCCCCCTTCAGTCGCCCCTCTTCTTCATCATCCGCGAGGCGGTTTTCACTGAGCTTGGCGCGCAGCTCCTCGAGCCGCTCATGCGTCATGCCGCAGCCG from Paenibacillus sp. J23TS9 includes the following:
- a CDS encoding glycoside hydrolase N-terminal domain-containing protein; translation: MNTEHPWKLKLLTPSSWWGAKWREALPTGSGMIGAAVYGGVHRETVMLTHGDLWWQSRTPDLPDVSGRLPELRRLMLEGQEAQAEPILVDELHRTGYDPVMAVPLPLGDLTIMSAVDEGFKHYSRELDMQTGEVTVRWKDRGAAFERALFASRPEDMIVMELRAEGSETLQARLSLGLHDPSDVRRPPGRPEAPLPTEVESGSDGSFVWYAAQSDNGSDFGAVIRLIPEGGMVTADGAEAVIGGSGKVLVLLRMFVHGSREQEWKRLKAELAAEERGYAELLEAHVGEHRELFGRMSLDLGAEGRGRSNEELLLAAYQGEAPLAMMEKMWAYGRYLLISSSREGGSPCHLYGLWCGEYRGFWAFNMANENLQMIYWQAMSGRMPELLLPVFDYMERLMDDFRLNARHLYGCRGIFIPAPSAPDSGLLKTIAPHIIHWTGAAGWIAQHYYDYYLYTQDRDFLRSRALPFLREVALFYEDFFITGEDGQLISCPSNSPENRPGNGAGGPKGTTVNATMDFAIAKEVLSRLVAGAEGEGLYPEEIPVWKELLGRIPAYQINEDGAVREWMHPAYGDEYHHRHQSHLYPMFPGKEVRRDKDPALFDAFLTAVKKRLVVGLKEQTGWSLAHMANLYARLGEGNLALECLDLLSRSAVINNFYTLHNDWRNMGIGLSMDWAPFQIDANMGWTAAVQEMLLYSEPGLLRILPALPDRWSRGRANGMLACGNIEADVDWDLEKGMLNVRLKSLTTDQQVAVELPEGCSLPDTVDRVIVDDASEDAVTEAQSGRRLQLLLQAGTPIFVEMVFQ
- a CDS encoding extracellular solute-binding protein, translating into MKKWISLILTSTLLTAGLAGCGGGSEKEAADASDESKPLKFSISSTTSGNAYAESSKDVNNDKWVKEFEKRANVDVDLRMIPLKDFDSKMAVMYAGGDIPDVVQNVGGATDKSMSGSIEAGVFMPLDDLLNEYAPNIMKAVPKEAWAEVSYKGKIYGVPTWISNPSRRATYIRTDLLEKTGLPVPKTMDDYLNVMRAFKKLGVPAPYQARENFKYADIGFGAYDALGYQFTEKDGEVVPKFYNAENMEKALTVYKTMYDEGLIQKDFATIQAPQYSENIEAGNAGIWTANAASLLDFRTKVQASVPDAKVDIISSPEGENGLKGYGLYSSVNTSLYINSKVSKEKAIRIIKLFDWMQTPEATKFFSFGIEGENYTEKDGKIDYKFPTDKAGNDEQGFRSLLRWVGDATINRERTELLPGGQDVLKALDETLADEGIGGIGFVPELESFSKNPDLASKRPDQAPKLIIDHMVKMIYGKEPITDWPKVIEEYKQKGGNDIVKEATERFKNKDGVLNQSSRNK